The proteins below come from a single Mucilaginibacter mali genomic window:
- a CDS encoding DUF3822 family protein — translation MSEYSFTYKSDSFSVAKAHDSVLFIKACKAEFSILIAEDGRLLAWKDKCALADLAGDEDLGEILTAPFKKAVVGLTPEALTLVPTELYDADNVLDYARYLDVKAEDRVFASQLDAENQVICRIDHAVTDALASRFNLRDTVPAYRGWLAAIAKGEPLNHGIYLDVNCGQVTMANFNGGKLRFYNTFSVSDVNDILYYALFVTQQLDLQADYTSLIVSGVCPASDFDKLNEFFRMVKYNDLKAIDVPMGVPAHQVMALASLA, via the coding sequence ATGAGCGAATACTCTTTTACCTACAAAAGCGACAGCTTTAGCGTGGCTAAGGCGCATGATAGCGTGCTTTTTATAAAAGCCTGTAAAGCCGAATTTTCGATACTGATTGCCGAAGATGGCCGATTGCTGGCCTGGAAGGATAAATGCGCGTTGGCCGATTTAGCCGGCGACGAAGACCTGGGCGAGATATTGACCGCGCCATTTAAAAAAGCAGTGGTAGGTTTAACACCCGAAGCGCTTACACTGGTACCAACCGAACTATACGATGCCGATAACGTTTTGGATTATGCCCGCTACCTTGATGTGAAGGCCGAAGACCGGGTATTTGCCAGTCAGTTGGATGCGGAGAACCAGGTGATCTGCCGTATAGACCACGCCGTTACCGACGCGCTGGCATCACGTTTTAACCTGCGCGATACCGTGCCCGCCTATCGCGGCTGGCTGGCGGCTATTGCCAAAGGCGAGCCGCTTAACCATGGTATTTATTTAGATGTAAATTGCGGACAGGTGACCATGGCCAACTTTAACGGTGGTAAACTGCGTTTTTATAATACCTTTTCGGTAAGCGATGTGAATGATATACTTTATTATGCGTTGTTTGTTACCCAGCAACTGGATCTGCAAGCCGATTATACATCACTTATTGTAAGCGGTGTTTGCCCGGCCAGCGATTTTGATAAGCTGAACGAGTTTTTCAGGATGGTGAAGTATAACGACCTGAAGGCTATTGATGTACCCATGGGCGTACCTGCACACCAGGTAATGGCCTTAGCATCGCTGGCCTGA
- the rsmD gene encoding 16S rRNA (guanine(966)-N(2))-methyltransferase RsmD: MRIIGGRLRGLRLNPPQNLPVRPTTDLAKEALFNILQNQIDIEGIKVLDLFSGTGNLSLEFASRDAAEVISVDKSIRCVHYLKDMAKQHGLEQIKTYNADVFKYLQMETEVYDLIFADPPYDLSRIPEIVKIVFERKLLSPDGILIVEHQTMQNLSNHPAFTEQRKYGHSSFSFFRA; the protein is encoded by the coding sequence ATGCGTATCATAGGCGGCCGTTTAAGGGGGCTGCGGTTAAACCCGCCGCAAAATCTGCCCGTGCGCCCAACTACCGATCTGGCCAAAGAAGCCCTGTTTAACATCCTGCAAAATCAAATTGATATAGAGGGCATTAAGGTGCTCGATTTGTTTAGCGGTACCGGCAATCTTTCGCTCGAATTTGCCTCGCGCGATGCGGCCGAAGTGATCTCGGTTGATAAAAGCATCCGTTGTGTGCATTATTTAAAAGATATGGCCAAACAGCATGGCCTGGAGCAGATAAAAACCTACAACGCCGATGTTTTCAAGTACCTGCAAATGGAAACGGAGGTTTACGACCTCATCTTCGCCGATCCGCCCTACGACCTGAGCCGCATCCCCGAGATCGTCAAGATCGTTTTCGAACGGAAGCTGTTATCGCCCGATGGTATCCTCATTGTAGAGCATCAAACCATGCAAAACCTCAGCAATCACCCGGCCTTTACCGAGCAGCGGAAATATGGGCATTCTTCGTTTTCGTTTTTTAGGGCTTAA
- a CDS encoding C40 family peptidase, producing the protein MEYGICNLAIVPLRAEPASRAEMVSQVLFGEAFEIMEWQGEWARIITTMDGYEGWINGLQFAPLSQTAYKSLQKKKTPLTYRPITQAWNIANNNSVLYLPVGSSLSFLEGTICHIRNDRYEIIGEIGEKGDLLNTAKSFLNVPYLWGGRTHFGIDCSGFSQAVYRLQGITLKRDAYLQAEQGKVVDFLQEAKLGDLAFFDNDEGRITHVGIMLNNEQIIHASGKVKIDKIDMQGIYSGELKKYTHKLRIIKRMV; encoded by the coding sequence ATGGAATATGGAATTTGTAACCTTGCGATAGTCCCCCTGCGTGCCGAACCAGCATCGCGCGCTGAAATGGTATCGCAGGTATTGTTTGGCGAAGCGTTTGAAATTATGGAATGGCAGGGCGAATGGGCCCGCATTATTACCACTATGGATGGCTACGAAGGCTGGATAAACGGGCTGCAATTTGCGCCGCTGAGCCAAACCGCCTATAAATCGTTACAAAAGAAAAAAACTCCGCTCACCTACCGCCCGATAACACAGGCATGGAACATTGCTAATAATAACAGCGTACTGTACCTGCCAGTTGGCAGTTCGCTTTCGTTTTTAGAGGGCACCATATGCCATATCCGTAATGACCGTTACGAGATCATTGGCGAAATTGGCGAAAAAGGTGATCTGTTGAACACCGCCAAATCGTTTTTAAATGTGCCTTACCTATGGGGCGGACGCACACACTTCGGTATCGACTGTTCCGGCTTCTCCCAGGCCGTATACCGCCTGCAGGGCATCACCCTTAAACGCGACGCTTATTTACAAGCCGAACAAGGCAAAGTAGTCGATTTTTTACAGGAAGCCAAATTAGGCGACCTTGCCTTTTTTGATAACGACGAGGGCCGCATTACCCACGTTGGTATTATGCTCAACAATGAGCAAATTATTCATGCCTCGGGCAAGGTGAAGATTGATAAGATTGACATGCAGGGGATTTACTCCGGCGAGTTGAAGAAGTATACGCATAAGTTGCGGATTATTAAGCGGATGGTGTAA
- a CDS encoding 4Fe-4S dicluster domain-containing protein, producing the protein MAIKITDECINCGACEPECPNNAIYDAGAAWRFSDGTTLKGVIDFGDGNTLNAEEAQAALSDDIYYIVPDKCTECVGFHDEPQCAAVCPVDCCVDDEDVRETEEELLAKKDWLHIS; encoded by the coding sequence ATGGCGATCAAGATCACCGACGAATGTATAAACTGCGGGGCATGCGAGCCGGAATGCCCTAATAATGCCATATATGATGCCGGCGCCGCATGGCGTTTTAGCGACGGCACCACCCTTAAAGGCGTTATTGATTTTGGCGATGGCAACACCCTTAACGCTGAAGAAGCACAGGCTGCCCTGAGCGATGATATTTATTACATTGTTCCGGATAAGTGTACCGAGTGTGTTGGCTTTCACGATGAGCCACAGTGCGCCGCCGTTTGCCCGGTTGACTGCTGTGTAGACGACGAAGACGTACGCGAAACTGAAGAAGAATTGCTGGCTAAAAAAGATTGGCTGCATATTAGCTAA
- a CDS encoding acyl-CoA reductase: MSKLKKDQIIRAFKALGQQLTSPDEALSALINTEFHHNAWFTPENTLGAVTAIGQSLNEADLNTWLNKYPDLESGGGKTVGLILAGNIPLVGVHDVLCVLASGNQALIKASTQDARLIKQVLKTLVDIEPAFADSFIFVDRLVNFDAVIATGSNNSSRYFEYYFGKVPNIIRKNRNSVAILTGNETAEQLNNLGNDIFDHFGLGCRNVSKLLVPEGYNFNFFFESIESYQPIANHHKYNNNYDYNKSIYLVNGDKHLDNGFLLLKEDKRMASPLAVLFFEYYKDDQAVNDLLLAESENIQCIVSQIKMNVPNQVVTFGQSQHPALWDYADGIDTMDFLSNL; the protein is encoded by the coding sequence ATGTCAAAATTAAAAAAAGATCAAATTATACGGGCTTTCAAAGCTTTGGGGCAGCAATTAACAAGCCCTGATGAAGCCTTGTCGGCCCTCATCAATACCGAATTTCATCATAACGCCTGGTTTACGCCCGAGAATACACTCGGCGCAGTTACTGCCATCGGTCAATCCTTAAACGAGGCCGACCTGAACACCTGGCTAAATAAATATCCTGATCTTGAAAGTGGCGGCGGTAAAACAGTAGGGCTGATACTGGCCGGTAATATCCCGCTGGTAGGTGTGCACGATGTATTGTGCGTGCTGGCATCAGGTAACCAGGCGCTTATCAAAGCATCAACCCAGGATGCCCGTTTAATAAAGCAAGTACTGAAAACGCTGGTTGATATAGAACCTGCTTTTGCCGATAGCTTTATCTTTGTAGATCGTTTGGTTAATTTCGACGCCGTGATAGCTACCGGCAGCAACAATTCGTCGCGGTATTTTGAGTATTACTTTGGCAAGGTGCCAAACATTATCCGCAAAAACCGTAACAGCGTAGCTATACTGACGGGTAACGAAACCGCGGAGCAACTGAATAATTTAGGCAACGATATTTTCGATCATTTCGGTTTAGGATGCCGCAATGTATCTAAACTGTTGGTGCCGGAGGGATATAACTTCAATTTCTTTTTCGAATCGATAGAGAGTTACCAGCCCATTGCCAATCACCATAAATACAATAATAATTACGATTATAATAAGTCGATTTACCTGGTGAACGGCGATAAACATTTGGATAACGGCTTCCTGCTGCTAAAAGAGGACAAGAGGATGGCATCGCCGTTGGCAGTATTGTTTTTTGAGTATTACAAAGATGACCAGGCAGTTAACGATCTGCTATTGGCCGAAAGTGAAAATATCCAGTGTATCGTAAGTCAGATAAAGATGAACGTACCTAACCAGGTAGTAACCTTCGGGCAAAGCCAGCACCCGGCCCTGTGGGATTACGCTGATGGGATTGATACGATGGATTTCTTGTCAAATCTTTAA
- a CDS encoding fructose-6-phosphate aldolase, producing MYIIKVKGVAKIPDYVQLRDEQFTLLAYFRVDRPEKHLEKAGLGDKQAYIMGLVKDLPFGRIIKLEL from the coding sequence ATGTACATTATAAAAGTTAAAGGCGTTGCCAAAATACCCGACTATGTGCAGCTGCGCGACGAGCAGTTTACGCTGCTGGCCTACTTTAGGGTTGACAGGCCCGAGAAGCATTTAGAAAAGGCGGGGCTGGGCGATAAGCAGGCATACATTATGGGTTTGGTTAAGGATTTGCCCTTTGGCCGTATTATAAAACTTGAGCTATAA
- a CDS encoding cell division ATP-binding protein FtsE: MIGNSIIKLQGVDVFQQKHLVLSNVNLHIDKGDFVWLIGQTGSGKSSLLKVIYGDISIPNGEGHAGGYDLRNLATKDVPYLRRKLGIVFQDFQLLTDRSIEENLRFVMRATGWTDKNLITERILDVLEKVGLRSKVKKMPHELSGGEQQRVVIARALLNDPEIILADEPTGNLDPDTSEEIVMLLKQISQSGTAVLIATHDYHIIRTFPSRIIKCENGKVLEDVEI; the protein is encoded by the coding sequence ATGATAGGAAATTCCATTATAAAATTACAGGGGGTAGACGTGTTTCAGCAGAAGCACCTGGTGTTGTCGAACGTTAATTTGCATATTGATAAAGGCGATTTTGTATGGCTGATCGGTCAGACAGGATCGGGCAAAAGTAGTTTGCTAAAGGTAATTTATGGCGATATCAGCATCCCTAACGGCGAGGGCCATGCCGGCGGTTACGATCTGCGTAACCTGGCTACCAAAGATGTGCCTTACCTGCGCCGTAAGCTGGGTATTGTTTTCCAGGATTTTCAATTGCTGACCGACCGCTCGATAGAAGAGAACCTGAGATTTGTAATGCGCGCAACCGGCTGGACGGATAAAAACCTGATCACCGAGCGTATACTGGATGTGCTGGAAAAAGTTGGCCTGCGCAGCAAAGTGAAGAAAATGCCGCACGAACTTTCAGGCGGCGAACAGCAACGTGTGGTAATTGCCCGCGCCCTGCTGAATGACCCCGAAATTATCCTGGCCGATGAACCAACCGGTAACCTCGATCCGGATACATCCGAAGAGATTGTAATGCTGCTGAAACAGATCAGCCAATCAGGTACCGCGGTACTAATTGCTACACACGATTATCATATCATCCGTACCTTCCCATCGCGCATTATTAAGTGCGAAAACGGTAAGGTGCTGGAGGATGTGGAGATATAA